In Chryseobacterium lactis, a single genomic region encodes these proteins:
- a CDS encoding TlpA family protein disulfide reductase → MRKLLLIFVIGIFGLSYSQKVPAVLKTGFSKEALQQKMEDEDGKAITIQQILDQHKGKVLVIDFWAGWCRDCLQALPKAEELEKNNPNIDFVFLSLERSKEGFDKSLVRFNMKDKDNYWFASGWKNDFNNYVDLNWIPRYMIINQKSGIAKYYAISPEDPEIQQTINSLLQ, encoded by the coding sequence ATGAGAAAGTTGTTATTAATTTTTGTGATAGGTATTTTTGGTTTAAGTTATTCACAAAAAGTACCTGCTGTTCTTAAAACAGGTTTTTCCAAGGAAGCATTACAGCAAAAGATGGAAGATGAAGATGGAAAAGCAATTACCATCCAACAGATTCTGGACCAGCATAAAGGAAAGGTTTTAGTGATTGATTTTTGGGCCGGATGGTGCAGAGATTGTTTACAGGCTCTTCCCAAAGCTGAAGAACTGGAAAAAAATAATCCGAACATAGACTTTGTATTTTTATCACTGGAAAGATCAAAAGAAGGTTTTGATAAAAGTCTTGTAAGATTCAATATGAAAGATAAAGACAACTATTGGTTTGCATCGGGATGGAAGAATGATTTCAACAATTATGTGGATCTTAACTGGATCCCGAGGTACATGATTATCAATCAGAAATCAGGCATTGCAAAATATTATGCTATTTCTCCGGAAGATCCTGAGATTCAACAAACCATCAATAGTCTTTTACAATAA
- a CDS encoding GNAT family N-acetyltransferase, producing the protein MTIREAKEEDLEILLEFEQGIVSAERPFNSTLFDGEIHYYDLSHFIKSPDAALIIAEENNEIIASGYVLIKKAEQYYYTFEKYAYLGFMYVKPEHRGKGINKVITDELIGWAKSRGVSEVRLDVYAQNESAIKAYEKAGFEPHLLKMRLKP; encoded by the coding sequence ATGACGATCAGAGAAGCAAAAGAAGAAGATTTAGAAATTCTTTTAGAATTTGAACAGGGAATTGTTTCGGCAGAAAGACCTTTTAACAGTACACTTTTTGATGGAGAAATCCATTACTATGATCTGAGTCATTTTATAAAATCTCCGGACGCAGCTTTAATTATTGCGGAAGAGAATAATGAAATCATAGCATCCGGTTATGTCCTGATCAAAAAAGCAGAACAATATTACTATACATTTGAGAAGTACGCCTATCTCGGTTTTATGTATGTAAAGCCTGAACACAGAGGTAAAGGAATCAACAAAGTGATTACTGATGAGTTGATTGGCTGGGCAAAATCCAGAGGCGTTTCAGAAGTAAGGCTTGATGTGTACGCTCAAAATGAATCGGCTATAAAAGCCTATGAAAAGGCAGGTTTTGAACCGCACCTTCTCAAGATGAGATTGAAACCTTAA
- the dinB gene encoding DNA polymerase IV produces MDFSLPLRKIIHVDMDAFYASVEQHDNPTLKGKAIAVGGEHRGVVAAASYEARKYGVRSAMPSKTAKEKCPHLIFVPPRFSRYKEISKKIREIFHEYTDLVEPLSLDEAYLDVTENKKGMESANLIAREIRQKIFEQTGLTASAGISVNKFLAKVASDINKPNGQKTIHPDKVESFLEELPVEKFYGVGKVTANKMFSLGIYKGKDLKKRSLEDLIKLFGKSGNHYYNVVRGIHTSEVKPHRIQKSVAVERTFFEDLFDEQQINEKLESLGEELHQRLQKNNILGRTLTLKIKYKDFSLFTRSITREDYFTSPEQYFNTGKKLWELRPFDKAVRLLGLSLSHLNTEEKKQVSVQLKIPFEEFENL; encoded by the coding sequence ATGGATTTTTCGTTGCCACTCCGTAAAATTATTCATGTAGATATGGATGCATTCTATGCTTCCGTAGAGCAGCATGATAATCCTACCCTTAAAGGCAAAGCTATTGCAGTGGGTGGTGAACATCGTGGTGTAGTTGCAGCGGCTAGCTATGAAGCCCGAAAATATGGCGTACGGTCTGCAATGCCAAGTAAAACGGCAAAAGAGAAATGTCCTCATCTTATATTTGTTCCGCCCCGATTTTCCAGATATAAAGAGATTTCAAAAAAAATCCGGGAAATCTTCCATGAATATACAGATCTGGTAGAACCCTTGTCTTTGGATGAAGCCTATCTGGATGTCACGGAAAACAAAAAAGGCATGGAATCCGCCAACCTGATCGCCAGGGAAATCCGTCAGAAAATTTTTGAACAAACCGGTTTAACGGCTTCTGCAGGGATTTCTGTAAATAAATTTTTGGCTAAAGTAGCTTCAGATATTAATAAGCCTAATGGACAAAAAACCATTCATCCTGATAAAGTAGAAAGTTTTCTGGAAGAATTGCCTGTTGAAAAATTTTATGGCGTTGGAAAGGTTACAGCTAACAAAATGTTTAGTTTAGGGATTTACAAAGGAAAAGATTTAAAGAAGAGATCACTGGAAGACCTGATCAAACTTTTTGGAAAGTCTGGGAACCATTACTACAATGTGGTAAGGGGCATTCATACTTCGGAGGTAAAACCTCATCGGATTCAGAAAAGTGTTGCAGTAGAAAGAACCTTTTTTGAAGACCTTTTCGATGAACAACAGATTAATGAAAAGCTTGAAAGTTTAGGAGAGGAACTTCATCAGCGTTTACAAAAAAATAATATTCTCGGAAGAACTTTAACTTTAAAAATTAAATATAAAGATTTCTCACTTTTTACCAGAAGCATCACAAGAGAAGATTATTTTACTTCTCCTGAGCAATATTTTAATACCGGAAAAAAACTCTGGGAATTACGTCCCTTCGATAAAGCGGTACGTTTACTCGGATTATCGCTCTCTCACCTCAATACGGAAGAAAAAAAGCAGGTATCCGTTCAACTAAAAATCCCGTTTGAAGAATTTGAGAATTTATAG